The DNA window GCCTCGCTGCCGGCCCTCCCGCCGGTGGCGCATGATGCCTCGGGGAATGCCGACTACGTCTCCGCCATCACCGGGGCGCTGGAAGACCTGGACCGTTCCTACCTCGCCGTCCAGGGGCCACCGGGCACTGGCAAGACGTATGTCGGCTCGCACGTCATCGCCCGCCTGGTGCAACGCGGGTGGAAGGTGGGCGTCGTTGCCCAGTCTCACGCCGTCGTCGAAAACATGCTGTGCACCGCCATTGAGAAGGCCGGCGTGGATCCGCGGGTGGTGGCCAAGCGGCTGGCGCAGCCGCACGACGTTCCCTGGATCCATACCGCCGACGAGGACATCGTCCGGCTCCTGGACGGGCAGGCCGGCTGCCTGATTGGCGGGACCGCGTGGACCCTGACCGGCAAGTGCGTGCCGCCCGGATCGCTGGATCTGCTGGTGATTGACGAGGCCGGGCAGTATTCGCTGGCCAACACCCTTGCAGTGGCCAGGTCCGCCTCGCGCCTGCTGCTGCTCGGCGACCCGCAGCAACTGCCACAGGTCACGCAGGGGTCCCATCCCCAGCCCGTTGACGAGTCCGCCCTCGGCTGGCTGTCCGCCGGACATGCCACCATGCCTGCCGAGCTGGGCTACTTCCTTGCTGATTCCTGGCGGATGCATCCCCAGCTGTGTAAGGCAGTGTCACGGCTCAGCTACGACGCGAAGCTGGAGTCGGCTCCGGCGGCATCGTTGCGTCATCTGGACGGGGTCCCGGCCGGGGTGGAGACGGTGCTTGTTGAGCACAGCGGCAACACCACCAGCTCACGGGAGGAAGCCGCGATGATCGTGCGGCTGGCAAATGACCACATCGGGCTCAAGTGGACCCCGGGCCGGGATGAGCCCGTGCGCCGGCTGGAGGCCAGCGACATCCTCGTCGTGGCCGCCTACAACGCCCAAGTGCAGGCCATCCGGCACGCTCTCGATCACGCAGGACTCCCGGACGTGCGGGTGGGGACGGTCGATAAATTCCAGGGCCAGGAGGCCCCCGTGGTGTTCGTGTCCATGGCATGCTCCGCCATCGCCGAGGCGCCGCGGGGAGCCGAGTTCCTGCTGAACCGCAACCGCATTAACGTGGCCGTTTCCCGCGGCCAATGGCGTGCGGTGATCGTCCGCTCGCCCGAGTTGACCAACTACATGCCCACCCGGCCGTCGGCGCTGGAGGAGCTCGGCGCGTTCATTGGACTCAGTCCCCGTCCCGTCGGCTGACCACCTGCGCTCAGCCGACTACGTCAAAGCTCCTGAACCCGCCCTCCGCAGGCGACATCTTCTCGTCCACGTGGGCAACCCGGCCCGGCGCCTGCGGGGAACTCAGCCAGCGCCGGAATTCGATGATGACCGGCTGCGGACCCTCAACTACGAGGGAGACCGAGCCGTCGTTGTCGTTTCTCACCGCACCTGTGAGGCCCAGCTCGTCGGCCTTCCGCGCCGTCCAGTAACGGAAGCCGACACCCTGGACCATGCCCGTGACGCGGGCCGTGAGACGGACGATGTCCGGATCCGATGCCTTCGAGCCAGTCATGAATTCAATGTAGTCCCGCCGCCGGGGTCTCGACAGGCTCGACCAGCAACACCCTCCGCGTCACGACCGTCACGACCAGCATCACTCCCGCACACGTGTGCCCCAAGTTGGCGTGGAACGGCGAAGCCCCGTTGCCGCGGTTGCGGCAACGGGGCTTCAGACTGTCCGGGTTCCCTGACCCTACCGGTCGCGTGTTTCCTCAGCGGGAATCAGTTGACGGTGATGTCCCGGGTGCGGTGGTCGTAGCGGATGGTGAGCTGGCCGCCGTCGTGGTGCAGTTCGTGGTTGGCACCATCGAATGCGCCGAACGCGCCGTAGTTCTCTTCCCACGAACGGTTCAGCGCGATCTTGAAGGTGTAGTACCCGGCCGGGATGTCAGCCGAAAGCTTCCACAGCTGGTCCAGGACGTCCAGCTGCATCTGCGCTTCGTCGTACTGCGGGGCCCAGTTTTCCGGAGCACCAAGCAGCGTGTTGAAGTCACCGGCAACCGCCACGGCCTCCGGCTGGTCAACCGCTTCAACGGACGTTTCGGCGGCGGCGGCTTTCTTGCCACGCACTGCCTTGGCAACGGGAGCCACGGCGTCCTCGATCAGCTGGGCAGCCTTGTCCACAACCTTTGCGGCCTTGGAAGGTGCCTTCTCAGACTTCGTAGCCTTCGCGGGCGCCTTCTTGGCTGCGGGCTTGACAGGTGCGGCCACCGGAAGGGGCGTGCCGGCCGGAACCGGAGTTCCGGCGTCGAGCGCTGCGGAGAAAGCCTCAGCATCCGCGAACGCGACAGTGGCGCGCAGTCCGTCTTCGGTGATGGTCCAGCCGGAGCGGCCCTTGACGAGCCAGCCGGCCTTGACCAACTTGGCCGTTGCGGTGGTGAGCGATTTGTGGCCCCGGGGAATGCCCCCGCTGAGCAGCTCAGCTTCGTAGGCGTTCAACGGAACCCGGACGAGTGCTTCAGCCAGGACGGTGCCGGCATTCTGGGGATCACCAGACAGCACCCCCTCTGCCAGAACGTCCAGCACGGCCTTAAGCCGGAAGTTGGTGTTTTCTGCGGCGGTCTTGCGCATGGTTCCCCTTATAGAGCGATTGTTCCCCCAGTAGTTTGCCAAGTAGACGGTAAATCTGGCGACTTGAAACGGTAAACAGTGTGTGTCGTGACCGACTATGACGAGGATTACACCCGAACTGAGTCTGAAGTCTCGGATTTTTAGGGGTCAGGGGCGTCCTAGGCGGCATCGTTTTGGGACCGGAGGCCATCCTTCCCGGTGCCCTGAAATGGAAAGTAGGCTGACCATGTAAGCCACCGCATGGAAGGAACGAACAAGTGACCGAACACAGCTCGAATGAAGACGACTTTGTCAGCCCAAACCCTTCGGAGATCCGCGAAGACCTTCCGGGCGACGCCGGCGATGAGGCGAACGTGATCCGTTTTAGCGAGGAACAGGCGTTGATCGAGGAGCAGTCGCACGGCATCCGGCCCCAGACCTACAGCGTTCCCACCGGCGGCCCCACCATGGACGAAGCGCGCGGGAACATGGACCTGTCCGACGACACCGGCGATGTGGCTTCAGGAGACAGCAGCGATGACGGGCTGCACGGCGGTGCGGAGCAGTAGGCCGCTCTCCGGCTTCAGCCCGCGCCATGGGGCCTACTGCCGGTAGCCTTCGACCTCGCTGACCGGGCGGGCGTCGGCCTCGTTGGGATCTTCGCCCGCTTTGGCCTTGGCCCGGCGCTGCCGCAACAGATCCCAGCACTGGTCCAGGGCTTCCTCCACTTGCCGAAGCCGGGCCAGTCGCTCCCCCGGCTCCGCCTCGGCCTCACCTGCCGCCGACCCGTTTGGCGCACCCGATGACGTCGAGTCGCGGAGCCGATGCTCTTCCTCAACCAGCGCCTGGATTTGCTGCAGAATCTCCTGGTTGTTCATCGCCGTCACTCCTCGGGTTGTGCAGGCTGCCGCAACGGCCGCCGGTCTGGGATTGCCAGCCTAGCCATGTGGGACGACCGGCGAAAGGGCCCGGCAGAGCACGCCGTGCGGCCGTGGCGGTCCGGGCTGGACAGACCCAAGCCGTGTCTAAGGCCCGGCCCACGCATTTCTGCACCACTTTGGGCTGGCCCACCTTTGCTGGCCCCCGGAAACACGGGTCCGGCGGCCGCGCAGTGCAGCCACAGCGGTGCAGAAATGCCCGAGGCCGACGTACCTCGGGCCGGCGCGCCCTGCCCCTCACGCGGTACTGGGCTCCAACCGCACGATGACCGCCTTCGACGCAGGTGTGTTGCTCCCCTCCGCGACGCTGTCCAGCGGAACCAGCACATTGGATTCGGGGTAGTAGGTGGCCGCGCACCCGCTGGCCGTGGGGTAGGACACCACTCGCATCTTGCGCAGCACTCGCTCCACGTTGTCCCCGTACACCCCGTGGAGATCCACGAACTGGCCGTCGCTGAGCCCGAGCTCAGCAATGTCCTCAGGGCTGACGAAGACGACGTTTCGGCCCTTCTTGATCCCCCGGTACCGGTCGCTGTTGGCGTAGATGGTGGTGTTGAACTGGTCGTGCGACCGGACCGACTGCAGGATCAGGGTCCCGGGTGGGCGCTCCACCTGCTCCAGTCGGTTGCCCGTTAGCATGGCCTTGCCGGTGGGAGTGTTGAAGGTGCGCGAGTCCCTTGGTCCGTTCGGCAGGACAAACCCGCCTTCCTGCCTGATCCGGTCGTTGTAGTCCTCGCAGCCCGCCACGACGTGCGAGATGTGCTCGCGGATCAGGTCATAGTTCTTCTCGAATCCGGACCAGTCCGCGCTCGTCTTGCCGTCCACAGTCTCGCGGGCAAGGCGGCACACGATGGCCACCTCGGACAGCAGGTTCGGTGCGACGGGCCTCACCCGGCCTTCGGAGGCATGCACAGCAGAAACGGTGTCCTCCACGGAGACGAACTGAGGGCCGGACGCCTGCATGTCGATCTCGGTGCGTCCCATTGTGGGCAGAATGAGCGCGGCCTTGCCGGTCACGGTGTGCGAGCGGTTGAGCTTCGTAGAAATCTGGACGGTGAGGTCCGTGTTCTCCATCGCTGTTTCAGCGGCATGCGTGTCCGAAATTGCTGAGACGAGGTTGCCTCCCAGCGCCACAAATACCTTGATGTCGCCGTCGCGCATTCTCCGAATCGTATCGACGGCGTCCGCGCCGGGTTCGCGTGGCGGATCGAAATGGAACTCCTTGCCGAGGCGGTCGAGGAACGCGGGCGGCATCTTCTCCCAGATGCCCATGGTGCGGTCGCCCTGGACGTTGCTGTGCCCGCGGATGGGCGAGGCACCGGCGCCCGGCTTGCCCATGTTGCCCCGGAGCAGCAGCAGGTTGATGATTTCCTTGATGGTGGCGACGCCCTTCTTGTGCTGCGTGATGCCCATGGCCCACGTGATGATGACCCTTTCGGCCTTCAAATACCGGGCGGCCAGCTCGTCAATCTCGTCGCTGCGCAGTCCCGTGGCTTGGACGACGGTGTCCTCATCCAGTACCGCAAGGTGCGCTTTGAGTTCCTCCAGCCCCAGGCAGTGTTCCGCGAGGAACTGGCAGTCCAGCGCGGTTCCCGGATTCTTCGCTTCGGCCTCGAGGACGCGCTTGGAAAGGGCCTGCAACAGTGCCATGTCCCCTCCCACCCGGATCTGCAGATACTGGTCCGCGAGTTCCGTGCCGCGGCCAACGATTCCACTGACCTTCTGCGGGTTCTTGTAGCGAATGAGCCCGGCTTCCGGCAGCGGATTGACGCCGACAATCTCACAGCCGGCCTTCTTCGCTTCCTCCAGGGCGGTGAGCATGCGCGGGTGGTTGCTGCCCGGGTTCTGCCCCATGATGATGATCAGCTGGGACTTGGCGAAGTCGTCGTAGGAGATGGTGGCCTTGCCGATGCCGATGGTCTGGCCCATGGCCCAGCCCGAAGACTCGTGGCACATGTTGGAGCAGTCCGGCAGGTTGTTGGTTCCGTAGGCCCGCACGAACAGCTGGTACAGGAACGCGGCCTCGTTGGACGTCCGGCCGCTGGTGTAGAAAGCGGCCTGGTCCGGGCTGGAAAGGCTGTTGAGTTTGCCGCCCACGATCCCGAAGGCCTCTTCCCAGCTGACCGGACGGTAGTGGTCCTCCCCCGCCGGCTTGTAAACGGGCTCCGTCAGGCGCCCCTGCATTCCGAGCCAGTACTCAGGCTGCTGGCGCAGTTCGCTGACCGGGTGCTCAGCCCAAAAGTCGGAGGCAATGACCAGCGGCGTGGCCTCCCACGTCACGGCTTTGGCGCCCTGTTCGCAGAACTCGAACGTCTTGCGGTCGCCGGGATCGGGCCACGCGCAGCTCATGCAGTCAAAGCCGTCCTTCTGGTTCATCGCCAGCAGCGTTTTTCCGGTCCTGCCCACGCCCATCTGCTGGATTGCCGGCCCCATCGAGTGATACACGCCAGGCAAGCCCGCGGCCCATTCCTTCGGCTTGCCTACCTCAAGGTCTTTGCCGTTAGCCTCATCCACACGCGGGTTCTTGCGCGGCATGCTGCACCCTCCTTGGCTCGCCCGTGCGGGTTCCTGCGGCTGCGGCCGGGAACTCGCCTTCGTGTTCCCCCTTTCTCAGGCGTAGCAGGTATGCCAGGCCGCTGCAAGCATTCCTTGTGCGCGTTCAACAGGGCCGTTCGGCGGCCCCGAGACCCGCTCCCTCTGGCGCCCCGGCGCGGGCAGGGCGGACAATTGGGCCACCAAACAACGATCGTTTGGAGCCGTCATGCGCCGTTCCAATGCTTGGCTGAAGCGCCACAGGCTGCTGGCCTTCTTCGTCCTTGCCTATGCGATTTCGTGGTCCTCGTGGCCGGCCTACGCGGCGGGGCTGGTGCCCAGGATGGAGTTCCTGCCGATAGGCCCGCTGGCTGCCGCAGTCATCGTGGTCGCCCTTGCCGAAGGCAAAACCGGGTTCGGGGCATGGGGCCGCCGGCTCATCCGCTGGCGCGTGGGCTGGATCTGGTACGCCGTGGCCCTCCTGCTTCCGGCCGTGCTGGTGCTGGCGACGGGGTTCGTCACCATGGCCCTCGGCGCTTCCGCGCCGGGCCTTGCGCGCCTGACCTGGAGCTGCTGACGGTGCTTGCGATCCGTTTGGTCAACCCGATGGACGGGCCGCTGGGCGAAGAACCCGGCTTCCGCGGCTATGCGCTTCGGCTGCTCCAGGCCACCCGCCCGCCGCTGCTGTCCGCGGCAATTCTTGGCCTGCTGGTAACGCTGTGGCACCTGCCGCTGGTCCTCTTCCAGGGGCTGAGCCTGATCGGGCTGCCGACGACGTTCGCCATCACCTCCTTGTACGTGTGGCTGTTCAACCGCACCGGTGGCAGCGTCCTGCTGAGCCTTGTGTTCCACAACAGCCAAGGCACGTTCACGGTGGGTTCCTTCGGCTTCACCGGCGCGGACGCCGGCCGCGCCGAACTGATCTACTTCGTCATGGTCCTCCTGGCCGTTCTTGCCACCGTGCTGCTCGACCGCGGGGCCTGGCGCAAGGCACCCCGCTCAGCCACCGCCGTCGGGCGTTTTTCCCTCAGGATGCGTCCGATGTAAACCGACTGCCCGCGGCAGAGCCCCCCGGACAGCACCGGCCGGCACCGCGCCAGACAGCACAGCACCCCCGCGCTCAGCCTCACCACCGATCCCCAGGAGCAGAAGATGTCCTCACCGCTCGCCTCGGCCGCCGGACCGATCGCCCTAGTGGCGGGCCTCGTCTTTGCCGCCACGGACCTCGCACGCCTGCTCACTGCCGACCGCAGCCTCGACCGGATCGAGATGATGCGACAGGCACCGTTCCAGGTGACGAACGCCCTGTACTGGGTGGTGTTCATCGGGCTCGTCCTCGCCCTCGTCTGCGTGTACTTCCGCACC is part of the Arthrobacter sp. KBS0703 genome and encodes:
- a CDS encoding acylphosphatase, whose protein sequence is MTGSKASDPDIVRLTARVTGMVQGVGFRYWTARKADELGLTGAVRNDNDGSVSLVVEGPQPVIIEFRRWLSSPQAPGRVAHVDEKMSPAEGGFRSFDVVG
- a CDS encoding glycosidase — protein: MRKTAAENTNFRLKAVLDVLAEGVLSGDPQNAGTVLAEALVRVPLNAYEAELLSGGIPRGHKSLTTATAKLVKAGWLVKGRSGWTITEDGLRATVAFADAEAFSAALDAGTPVPAGTPLPVAAPVKPAAKKAPAKATKSEKAPSKAAKVVDKAAQLIEDAVAPVAKAVRGKKAAAAETSVEAVDQPEAVAVAGDFNTLLGAPENWAPQYDEAQMQLDVLDQLWKLSADIPAGYYTFKIALNRSWEENYGAFGAFDGANHELHHDGGQLTIRYDHRTRDITVN
- a CDS encoding DUF2630 family protein gives rise to the protein MNNQEILQQIQALVEEEHRLRDSTSSGAPNGSAAGEAEAEPGERLARLRQVEEALDQCWDLLRQRRAKAKAGEDPNEADARPVSEVEGYRQ
- a CDS encoding FdhF/YdeP family oxidoreductase, producing MPRKNPRVDEANGKDLEVGKPKEWAAGLPGVYHSMGPAIQQMGVGRTGKTLLAMNQKDGFDCMSCAWPDPGDRKTFEFCEQGAKAVTWEATPLVIASDFWAEHPVSELRQQPEYWLGMQGRLTEPVYKPAGEDHYRPVSWEEAFGIVGGKLNSLSSPDQAAFYTSGRTSNEAAFLYQLFVRAYGTNNLPDCSNMCHESSGWAMGQTIGIGKATISYDDFAKSQLIIIMGQNPGSNHPRMLTALEEAKKAGCEIVGVNPLPEAGLIRYKNPQKVSGIVGRGTELADQYLQIRVGGDMALLQALSKRVLEAEAKNPGTALDCQFLAEHCLGLEELKAHLAVLDEDTVVQATGLRSDEIDELAARYLKAERVIITWAMGITQHKKGVATIKEIINLLLLRGNMGKPGAGASPIRGHSNVQGDRTMGIWEKMPPAFLDRLGKEFHFDPPREPGADAVDTIRRMRDGDIKVFVALGGNLVSAISDTHAAETAMENTDLTVQISTKLNRSHTVTGKAALILPTMGRTEIDMQASGPQFVSVEDTVSAVHASEGRVRPVAPNLLSEVAIVCRLARETVDGKTSADWSGFEKNYDLIREHISHVVAGCEDYNDRIRQEGGFVLPNGPRDSRTFNTPTGKAMLTGNRLEQVERPPGTLILQSVRSHDQFNTTIYANSDRYRGIKKGRNVVFVSPEDIAELGLSDGQFVDLHGVYGDNVERVLRKMRVVSYPTASGCAATYYPESNVLVPLDSVAEGSNTPASKAVIVRLEPSTA
- a CDS encoding CPBP family intramembrane glutamic endopeptidase, translated to MLAIRLVNPMDGPLGEEPGFRGYALRLLQATRPPLLSAAILGLLVTLWHLPLVLFQGLSLIGLPTTFAITSLYVWLFNRTGGSVLLSLVFHNSQGTFTVGSFGFTGADAGRAELIYFVMVLLAVLATVLLDRGAWRKAPRSATAVGRFSLRMRPM